Proteins found in one Chaetodon auriga isolate fChaAug3 chromosome 12, fChaAug3.hap1, whole genome shotgun sequence genomic segment:
- the LOC143329301 gene encoding prohibitin-2-like: MANKEPGGFLQQLRQIAGRMSSGPRGAGIGVKLLIGAGALAYGVKEATYTVEGGQRAIIFNRIGGMQMDTVLAEGLHFRIPWFQYPIIYDIRARPRKISSLTGSKDLQMVNIALRVLSRPLASNLPVLYQQLGQDYDERVLPSIVNEVLKSVVAKFNASQLITQRAQVSLLIRRELFERAKDFNIILDDVAITELSFSREYTAAVEAKQVAQQEAQRAQFYVEKAKQDQRQKIIQAEGEAQAAKMLGEAVTKNPGYLKLRKIRAAQNIAKTVAQSQNKVYLSADSLVLNLQDKSNFDLLLK; the protein is encoded by the exons ATGGCGAATAAAGAGCCCGGT ggttttctgcagcagctgcggCAGATAGCAGGCAGGATGTCATCAGGACCTCGGGGCGCAGGGATCGGTGTCAAACTGCTGATCGGTGCTGGAGCTCTGGCTTATGGAGTGAAGGAAGCAACGTACACAG tTGAAGGAGGTCAGAGAGCGATCATCTTCAACAGGATCGGGGGGATGCAGATGGACACGGTCCTTGCTGAGGGACTCCACTTCAG GATACCCTGGTTCCAGTATCCCATCATCTATGACATCAGAGCCAGACCCAGGAAGATCTCGTCCCTCACTGGAAGCAAAG ACCTTCAGATGGTGAACATCGCGCTGCGAGTTCTGTCCCGGCCGCTGGCGTCCAACCTGCCCGTCCTCTACCAGCAGCTGGGACAGGACTACGACGAGCGCGTCCTGCCGTCCATCGTCAACGAGGTGCTGAAGAGCGTGGTGGCAAAGTTCAACGCTTCGCAGCTCATCACGCAGAGAGCACAG GTGTCCCTGCTGATCCGCAGAGAGCTGTTCGAGCGGGCGAAAGACTTCAACATCATCCTGGACGACGTGGCCATCACCGAGCTCAGCTTCAGTCGAGAGTACACCGCCGCCGTGGAGGCCAAGCAAGTCG CCCAGCAGGAGGCGCAGCGAGCTCAGTTCTACGTGGAAAAAGCCAAACAGGACCAGAGACAGAAGATCATCCAGGCTGAAGGAGAAGCTCAGGCTGCCAAGATG ctggGCGAGGCCGTGACGAAGAACCCGGGCTACCTGAAACTCCGAAAGATCCGGGCTGCGCAGAACATCGCCAAGACG gtggcgcAGTCCCAAAACAAAGTCTACCTGAGCGCTGACAGCCTGGTGCTCAACCTGCAGGATAAAAGCAACTTCGA tttgCTGCTGAAGTAA